A stretch of Plectropomus leopardus isolate mb chromosome 24, YSFRI_Pleo_2.0, whole genome shotgun sequence DNA encodes these proteins:
- the stradb gene encoding STE20-related kinase adapter protein beta, translating to MSFLDCSCISHTQVQPLDIEERYEDISHQFLSCDGSEYTLQGPAGGDDVTGLSPEPAHYQLLSELGRGFNNLSQVNMARHMPTGQLVAVKQTNLDECTEEELLQLMNEVLLSRLFRHPNLLTSRLVFSSCCQLWVLTPLMSYGSADSLLRTYFPDGMSESLIAYLLYGVLKALEYLHRMGYVHRGVKASHILLSGEGHVYLSGLHSVYSMMREGKRMRAVFDMPHHSPALLPWLSPELLRQDLHGYGVKSDIYSLGIVVCELVSGRVPFQDMPPTQMLLQKLRGSHCCLLDVAPFPLGELGGLKVSRSGVDSGIGESVATGSLTHSATAPPTDRPQSPGPKNHSATLHNLVQLCLQQQPERRPSASTLLTHAFFKQVKRHTRDTFLSLMYPAVPLTSPEDTPVSCPPAPSCHAPTSTPTDTTEAVWDFS from the exons ATGTCTTTCTTG GACTGTTCCTGCATCTCCCACACTCAGGTCCAGCCCTTGGACATAGAGGAGCGCTATGAGGACATCAGCCACCAGTTTCTG AGCTGTGACGGTTCTGAATACACTCTGCAAGGGCCAGCAGGTGGCGATGACGTCACAGGGCTGTCGCCTGAGCCAGCCCACTACCAGCTGCTGTCTGAGCTGG GGAGGGGCTTCAATAACCTGAGCCAGGTGAACATGGCACGCCACATGCCCACAGGCCAGCTGGTGGCCGTCAAGCAAACCAACCTGGACGAGTGCAccgaggaggagctgctgcagctcatg AATGAGGTTCTGCTGTCCAGGCTGTTCCGTCACCCCAACCTGCTGACCTCTCGCCTGGTTTTCAGCTCCTGCTGCCAGCTGTGGGTCCTCACACCGCTCATGTCCTATG GCTCTGCAGACAGCTTACTAAGAACATATTTCCCAGATGGCATGAGTGAATCCCTGATAGCGTACCTGCTGTACGGAGTGCTGAAAGCATTGGAATACCTGCACCGAATGGGCTACGTTCACCG GGGGGTGAAGGCCAGTCATATCCTGCTGTCAGGGGAGGGCCACGTCTACCTCTCAGGGCTGCACAGTGTTTACAGTATGATGCGTGAAGGGAAGAGGATGAGGGCGGTGTTTGACATGCCCCACCACAGCCCCGCCCTGTTGCCCTGGCTCAGCCCTGAACTACTGCGACAG GACCTGCACGGTTATGGAGTGAAGTCAGATATCTACAGTTTAGGTATTGTGGTGTGTGAGCTGGTCAGCGGCAGGGTGCCTTTCCAGGACATGCCCCCCACTCAG ATGCTGCTTCAGAAGCTGCGCGGCTCCCACTGCTGCCTGCTGGACGTGGCTCCCTTCCCGCTGGGCGAGCTGGGGGGGCTGAAGGTGTCGCGGTCAGGGGTCGACTCCGGCATCGGGGAGAGCGTGGCCACAGGAAGCCTGACACACAGCGCCACCGCCCCTCCTACCGACCGACCTCAGAGCCCTGGACCCAAAAACCACTCGGCAACCCTCCACAACCTGGTCCAgctgtgtctgcagcagcagcccgAGCGCAG ACCGTCAGCATCTACACTGTTGACCCACGCCTTCTTCAAGCAG GTGAAGAGGCACACCAGAGACACCTTCCTCAGCCTCATGTACCCAGCAGTGCCCCTCACCAGCCCTGAGGACACTCCAGTATCCTGTCCCCCCGCCCCGTCCTGCCACGCTCCGACATCAACCCCGACCGACACCACTGAGGCCGTGTGGGACTTCTCCTAA